GAAAAAGAGGGTATCAGGATCACTTTTCCGAAAGAATATAACAATTCTAATACTACGGTAAAATTTGTTTTAAACAGAACCGAAGACCAGAATTTAGACATCAAGAAATCTGTACAGCTTGACGCACAACAGTCGATTTTAATACCTGCACAGGTATTGAAAGTAGGAAACTATACCTTGAGACTGATGTGGACGAAAGACAAAACAGACTATAGAATGGATTACGATGTGATATGGAAATAGGACTTATTTTATCGGCTATTGCTTTAGGCTTCGCTTCCGGCTTTCATTGTATCGGGATGTGCGGACCTATTGCCTTATCGATGGGATTGACCAAAAAACAGGCCACCAATTTTTATCTTCAAAACCTTACCTACCAGTTCGGCAGGATATTTACCTACTCTTTATTAGGAGCGATTCTTGGTATTATAGGCGAAGGTTTTGAGATGGCTGGATTTCAGCAGTATCTTACAATTATT
The Chryseobacterium sp. W4I1 DNA segment above includes these coding regions:
- a CDS encoding FixH family protein, which translates into the protein MKNFSWGHGVVIALFAFIIFILSMLFLFPNGQKNSEMVTDNYYEEELKYQDVIDAKQKADDLQEKPVYSQEKEGIRITFPKEYNNSNTTVKFVLNRTEDQNLDIKKSVQLDAQQSILIPAQVLKVGNYTLRLMWTKDKTDYRMDYDVIWK